In Leptolyngbyaceae cyanobacterium, the genomic window GTTGCTTTTCGGTCATGCTGCTTTCCAATACCTCTATGCAGGTTGCGAGTTGGGTGTATTTGAATTGCTTTCTAGAGAACCCGATCTCACCAAAGAAGAAATTGGCGATCGGCTTAACCTAGAAGCATATCCGACTAAGTGCTTAATGTTAGGTTTAACTGCTCTAAAACTTGTTATTAAAGAAGGCGATACATATCGCAATAGTTTTGTAATGCAAATGCTGTTTGTGGATGGCATTTGGCAAGAATTTTACGATACGGTTCTGTTTGAGGCTCGCATTGTTTATGTAGGACAGCTAGATTTTGTCGAGTCTTTGCGCCAAAATCGCAACGTGGGTTTGAGGCAGTTTCCAGGAGAAGGCCCCGATCTCTACCATCGCTTTATCGAACACCCAGAAATAGAAAAGGTATTCTACAATTACATGGGTTCTTGGTCAAGGTTGGCCAATCCATTGTTGATCAAAAATGTTGACTTTTCCAAATTCCGGAAAGTGGTAGACGTGAGCGGTGGGGACGCTACCAACGCCACAACTGTAGCCGCTGCTTATCCGAACGTGGATATCACCCTGTTGGAAATTCCTGCTAGCTGTCCGATCGCACAAAAGAAAATCGATGCACACGGACTAACCGATCGCATTCACGTTCGTGGCGTTGATATCTTCGTTGACGAGTTTCCCAAGGGCCATGACTGTTTCATGTTTATCCACGTGCTAGTCATATGGACATTGGAAGAAAACACATTCTTGCTTCGGAAAGCTTATGAAGCACTCGAACCAGGTGGTTCGGTCATCATCTTCAACTCCATCTCCTCTGATGATGAAAATGGCCCTGTAATGGCTGCACTCGACTCACCCTACTTTATGGCCCTTCCCGCTACAGGCGGCATGATTTACTCCTGGGCAGATCACGAAAAATGTCTGCGAGATGCCGGCTTCACAAAAATGGAGCGTATTGACTGCAATGCTTGGACTCCTCACGGAATCATCATTGCCACCAAGTAGAAGTCAAATTTACTGGGAGTTAGGGACTGAGAACTGGGGAAAATTCCACGGGTCGAACCGGGATATCGAACAAAGCAAAG contains:
- a CDS encoding methyltransferase; protein product: MSDLTMLLFGHAAFQYLYAGCELGVFELLSREPDLTKEEIGDRLNLEAYPTKCLMLGLTALKLVIKEGDTYRNSFVMQMLFVDGIWQEFYDTVLFEARIVYVGQLDFVESLRQNRNVGLRQFPGEGPDLYHRFIEHPEIEKVFYNYMGSWSRLANPLLIKNVDFSKFRKVVDVSGGDATNATTVAAAYPNVDITLLEIPASCPIAQKKIDAHGLTDRIHVRGVDIFVDEFPKGHDCFMFIHVLVIWTLEENTFLLRKAYEALEPGGSVIIFNSISSDDENGPVMAALDSPYFMALPATGGMIYSWADHEKCLRDAGFTKMERIDCNAWTPHGIIIATK